Proteins found in one Miscanthus floridulus cultivar M001 chromosome 4, ASM1932011v1, whole genome shotgun sequence genomic segment:
- the LOC136549147 gene encoding protein NEGATIVE GRAVITROPIC RESPONSE OF ROOTS-like yields MGIINWMQNRFNGKHEKRRPEAAAISSARESCRQDHAREDKIPNGDWPPQGLLSIGTLGDDPPPAAGDGGGGPPRASQADVLDFTIEEVKKLQDALNKLLRRAKSKSSSSRGSGATDEDRASQLPLDRFLNCPSSLEVDRRISLRHAAGDSGGENGEAFSPDTQIILSKARDLLVNSNGTTIKKKSFKFLLKKMFVCHGGFAPAPSLKDPVESRMEKLFRTMLQKKMNARPSNAAVSSRKYYLDDKPSGRRMIRDGRHDEEDDEKGSDRIKWDKTDTDFIVLEI; encoded by the exons ATGGGG ATCATTAACTGGATGCAGAATCGCTTCAATGGTAAACATGAGAAGAGGCGACCCGAGGCCGCCGCCATTAGCTCAGCTCGCG AAAGCTGCCGCCAAGACCACGCGCGCGAGGACAAGATCCCCAACGGCGACTGGCCGCCACAGGGCCTCCTCTCGATCGGGACACTGGGCGACGACCCACCGCCGGCGGCGGGGGATGGAGGTGGAGGCCCGCCTCGCGCGTCGCAGGCCGACGTGCTGGACTTCACCATCGAGGAGGTGAAGAAGCTGCAGGACGCGCTGAACAAGCTGCTCCGGCGCGCCAAGTCCAAGTCCAGCTCATCCCGCGGGTCGGGCGCCACCGACGAGGACCGCGCCAGCCAGCTGCCGCTCGACAGGTTCCTCAACTGCCCCTCCAGCCTCGAGGTCGACCGGAGGATCTCCCTGAGGCACGCCGCGGGCGACAGTGGTGGCGAGAACGGCGAGGCGTTCTCGCCGGACACGCAGATCATACTGAGCAAGGCCAGGGATCTCCTCGTCAACAGTAACGGCACCACCATCAAGAAGAAGTCGTTCAAGTTCCTCCTGAAAAAGATGTTCGTCTGCCATGGCGGCTTCGCCCCCGCACCGAGCTTGAAGGATCCAGTTGAATCAAGGATGGAGAAG TTGTTCAGAACGATGCTTCAGAAGAAGATGAATGCTCGCCCGAGCAATGCTGCAGTGTCATCCAGGAAGTACTACCTCGATGACAAACCGAGTGGGAGGAGGATGATACGGGATGGTCGCCacgatgaagaggatgatgaaaagGGCTCTGACAGAATCAAGTGGGATAAAACTGATACTGACT TCATTGTTCTGGAGATCTAG